In bacterium, a single genomic region encodes these proteins:
- the nifU gene encoding Fe-S cluster assembly protein NifU: MWDYSAKVMDHFHHPRNVGEVENPDAVGEIGNIVCGDALKLTLRIDRKTERILDARFQTFGCGSAIASSSALTEMIKGKTLDEASKVTNKDIADYLDGLPEEKMHCSVMGMEALEAAINNYRGIRPRSQEIPAGEKIVCRCFGVTDKKIAQVIEMNNLTTVEQVTNYTKAGGGCGQCRPQIEAILAEVLKKEKEKKESLPKKMTNLEKIRLIQETLEKEIRPHLRADGGDLELVDVDGNKVYLRLIGTCQSCPSMGFTIETFITQKLRQAVNEEIEAKKVEE; encoded by the coding sequence ATGTGGGATTATTCTGCAAAAGTTATGGATCACTTCCATCATCCCCGCAATGTGGGAGAGGTTGAAAACCCTGATGCCGTGGGAGAGATCGGCAACATTGTCTGCGGGGACGCGCTGAAACTGACCTTACGGATAGACCGGAAAACGGAGAGGATTCTGGATGCCCGGTTTCAGACCTTTGGCTGCGGCAGTGCCATTGCCTCATCCTCGGCCCTGACCGAGATGATCAAGGGCAAGACGCTGGATGAGGCATCAAAGGTCACCAATAAGGATATCGCCGACTACCTGGACGGGCTGCCGGAGGAGAAGATGCACTGCTCGGTCATGGGCATGGAAGCTCTGGAAGCGGCCATCAATAACTACCGGGGGATCAGGCCCCGGAGCCAGGAGATACCGGCGGGAGAAAAGATCGTCTGCCGCTGCTTCGGCGTGACGGACAAAAAGATTGCTCAGGTTATTGAGATGAATAACCTGACCACGGTCGAACAGGTAACTAACTACACCAAGGCGGGAGGAGGCTGCGGCCAGTGCAGGCCGCAGATCGAAGCGATCCTGGCCGAGGTATTGAAAAAAGAAAAAGAGAAAAAAGAATCGCTGCCGAAAAAAATGACCAACCTGGAAAAAATCCGGCTGATTCAGGAAACCCTCGAAAAGGAGATCCGTCCCCACCTGCGCGCGGACGGAGGAGACCTTGAACTGGTCGATGTTGACGGCAATAAGGTTTACCTGCGATTGATCGGCACCTGTCAAAGCTGTCCCAGCATGGGATTTACCATCGAAACCTTCATTACCCAAAAATTGCGCCAGGCGGTAAATGAAGAGATCGAAGCCAAGAAGGTGGAAGAATGA
- the nifS gene encoding cysteine desulfurase NifS, producing MRTIYLDNNATTRVAPEVMEEMRPYFDELYGNPSSMHSFGGQVAKKVAQARMRVADLLGARSPSEIIFTSCGTESDNAALFGALRSQPAKRHIITTRVEHPAVLNTCRYLQKEGYRITFLPVNQDGQLDLEELRAAITPDTAIVSIMYANNETGVIFPIAEIAEIVREKGAVFHTDAVQAVGKIPLNLKDSPIDMLSLSGHKLHAPKGIGALYIREGIKFTPFLIGGHQESGRRGGTENVASIVGLGKACELASLHIHDEQTRVRALRDKLENNILAQVQNTRVNGDRLNRLPNTTNISFEFIEGEAILLLLSDRGIAASSGSACTSGSLEPSHVLRAMDVPFTHAHGSIRFSLSRYTTEEEIDTLLCELLPIIERLRAISPFGPKMKASSR from the coding sequence ATGAGAACGATTTATCTGGATAACAATGCCACTACCAGGGTGGCACCGGAAGTTATGGAGGAGATGCGGCCTTACTTCGATGAGCTCTACGGTAATCCCTCCAGCATGCACAGCTTTGGAGGACAGGTGGCCAAAAAGGTCGCCCAGGCCCGGATGAGGGTGGCAGACCTTCTGGGGGCACGGTCCCCTTCGGAAATCATCTTTACCAGTTGCGGCACGGAAAGCGATAATGCCGCTCTTTTCGGGGCCCTGCGCTCTCAGCCTGCAAAGCGGCACATCATCACCACCCGGGTGGAACATCCTGCCGTATTAAACACCTGCCGGTATCTTCAAAAGGAAGGCTACCGGATCACCTTCCTGCCGGTGAACCAGGACGGTCAATTGGATCTTGAAGAGCTTCGGGCGGCTATTACTCCCGATACGGCCATTGTCTCGATCATGTACGCCAATAATGAAACCGGAGTCATCTTTCCAATTGCCGAAATTGCCGAAATAGTCAGGGAAAAGGGAGCTGTATTTCATACCGACGCGGTCCAGGCAGTGGGAAAGATCCCCTTGAATTTAAAGGACAGTCCGATTGATATGCTCTCCCTTTCCGGCCACAAGCTCCATGCACCCAAAGGGATCGGCGCCCTGTACATTCGAGAGGGGATAAAATTCACGCCATTTCTCATCGGAGGCCATCAGGAGAGCGGCCGCCGGGGAGGAACGGAAAACGTGGCCTCCATTGTCGGTCTGGGCAAGGCCTGCGAGCTGGCTTCCCTGCACATACATGACGAGCAGACCAGGGTCAGGGCGCTGCGGGACAAACTTGAAAACAATATCCTTGCACAGGTGCAAAACACCAGGGTGAACGGAGACCGCCTCAACCGGCTGCCCAATACGACCAATATCAGCTTCGAGTTTATCGAAGGTGAGGCCATTCTGCTGCTGCTCAGCGACCGGGGAATTGCCGCCTCATCGGGTTCCGCCTGTACCTCCGGATCCCTTGAGCCATCGCATGTTCTGCGGGCTATGGATGTTCCTTTCACCCATGCCCACGGTTCCATCCGGTTCAGCCTGAGCCGCTACACGACCGAGGAAGAAATCGATACGCTCCTCTGCGAACTGCTGCCTATTATCGAGCGCCTGAGAGCCATCTCACCCTTCGGTCCAAAGATGAAAGCCTCCTCAAGATGA
- a CDS encoding ATP-binding protein: MLMKIDEPPVSQRDAKEHGDRSPSSFAQGGMKGIFNGGRGEFSAKKAPCPVIHLLLVDGDRQLDQAVWNLIEKEGCKVHLAARADDALNLIKKEPFDLLLVDTGSSNRSGVDFLGSLQGFGDGLPLILIAGEQQASPAIESWKARAWESLAKPVQPSELVQAIRRVIDRKAVVDERDWLRRKLEEMESQVEQRTSQLLENQRILEIMFNGLEVGITLVDRNFKIIKANRYVAQLFRKQPEELIGKKCYAVFGEDKDWKCLACPAENCLNTALPISIDRKIRTPGGDLLYLQHTTFPLLDEAQGVTGFIHFTEDITQHVKLENQLIQSEKFTALGRLASCISHDLRNPLTVIRNASYYLKRKVDQKEDKVVRYLDIIEREADQAERIVSDLLTFCHPQPLERREIGIPELVENLLATMPVPPHITVRKEISQDISPISADPDQLHRVFGNLAKNAFDAMLCEGQLTIRAREENDQVVIEFQDTGIGIPEKILPTLFEPFFTTKAKGIGLGLYICKSIIEQHQGTIKVKSQQGQGTSFYLFLPKKRGI; this comes from the coding sequence ATGCTCATGAAGATTGATGAACCGCCTGTATCTCAGAGGGACGCCAAGGAGCACGGGGATCGTTCCCCATCCTCTTTTGCTCAGGGGGGAATGAAGGGGATTTTCAATGGGGGGAGAGGTGAATTTTCAGCAAAAAAAGCGCCTTGCCCGGTGATTCACCTGTTATTGGTGGATGGGGACCGGCAGCTTGACCAGGCAGTTTGGAACCTTATTGAAAAGGAAGGCTGTAAGGTGCACCTGGCTGCCCGTGCCGATGATGCCCTGAATCTCATAAAAAAAGAACCGTTCGATCTTCTTCTGGTGGATACTGGATCATCAAATCGGAGCGGGGTGGATTTTCTGGGCTCGCTTCAGGGTTTTGGGGATGGTCTGCCGCTGATTCTGATTGCCGGTGAACAACAGGCAAGCCCGGCCATCGAGAGCTGGAAGGCAAGGGCATGGGAATCTCTGGCCAAGCCCGTTCAGCCATCGGAACTGGTTCAGGCAATCCGAAGGGTTATCGACAGAAAGGCTGTCGTCGATGAGAGAGACTGGCTGCGCAGGAAACTGGAGGAGATGGAGAGCCAGGTTGAGCAAAGAACGAGCCAGTTACTGGAAAATCAGCGGATACTTGAAATCATGTTTAATGGGCTGGAGGTAGGTATTACTCTGGTTGACAGAAATTTTAAAATCATTAAAGCGAATCGCTATGTCGCCCAGCTTTTCAGGAAGCAGCCGGAAGAGCTGATCGGGAAAAAATGCTATGCGGTCTTCGGTGAAGATAAAGATTGGAAATGCCTTGCCTGCCCGGCGGAAAATTGCCTCAATACCGCTCTGCCGATCAGTATCGATCGAAAGATACGTACTCCCGGAGGAGATCTGCTCTATTTGCAGCATACTACCTTTCCCCTGCTGGATGAAGCTCAAGGAGTCACAGGGTTCATTCATTTTACCGAAGATATCACCCAACATGTCAAGCTCGAAAATCAGTTGATCCAGTCTGAAAAATTCACCGCTCTTGGCAGGCTGGCATCCTGCATTTCACATGACCTCCGAAACCCTCTGACCGTGATCAGAAATGCCAGCTACTATCTCAAACGGAAGGTAGACCAAAAGGAGGATAAGGTTGTCCGGTATCTGGACATAATCGAGCGGGAAGCGGATCAGGCGGAGCGGATTGTTTCGGATTTACTTACCTTTTGCCATCCTCAGCCGCTGGAACGAAGAGAAATCGGGATTCCCGAACTGGTGGAAAATCTGCTGGCTACCATGCCTGTTCCGCCGCACATTACCGTCAGGAAGGAAATCAGTCAGGACATTTCCCCCATCTCGGCAGACCCGGATCAACTTCACCGGGTATTCGGCAACCTGGCCAAAAACGCTTTCGATGCCATGCTCTGCGAAGGCCAGCTTACCATTCGGGCCCGCGAGGAAAACGACCAGGTAGTGATCGAATTTCAGGATACGGGCATTGGGATTCCGGAAAAAATCCTGCCCACACTCTTTGAGCCCTTTTTTACCACCAAAGCTAAAGGCATCGGCCTTGGATTGTACATCTGTAAATCCATTATCGAGCAACATCAGGGTACCATCAAGGTGAAGAGCCAGCAGGGGCAGGGAACCTCCTTTTACCTTTTCCTGCCCAAAAAGCGGGGGATATAA